One Setaria italica strain Yugu1 chromosome II, Setaria_italica_v2.0, whole genome shotgun sequence DNA segment encodes these proteins:
- the LOC101759955 gene encoding sulfated surface glycoprotein 185, whose amino-acid sequence MPARPPGGHCPLPLAPRATQPGAPRPGPRGRPAPAIVRRPPAPQPGCPRPPPPVAHGPSPAPSMAGVTCNVTCSVDRKKKWKVSEWAAFHQAYIEEWEQFHDNVDENDEPHTNTFTGRVIEAAPELWSYGPVEKEKKRKRG is encoded by the exons atgcccgcccgcccgcctggaGGCCATTGCCCGCTGCCGCTGGCGCCCAGAGCCACCCAgcccggcgccccccgcccgggcccccgcggccgccccgcgcccgccatTGTTCGGAGGCCGCCCGCCCCCCAGCCCGGGTGcccgcggccgcccccgccggtgGCCCACGGCCCGTCGCCCGCGCCCTCCATGGCCGGAG TAACATGTAACGTGACGTGCAGCGTGGATCGTAAGAAGAAATGGAAGGTCTCTGAGTGGGCCGCGTTCCACCAAGCGTACATTGAGGAATGGGAGCAGTTCCACGACAATGTGGACGAGAACGACGAGCCGCACACAAACA cgttcaccggccgcgtcatcgAAGCGGCGCCAGAGCTATGGTCGTAcggcccggtggagaaggagaagaagcggaaaAGGGGCTGA
- the LOC101763447 gene encoding 50S ribosomal protein L19, chloroplastic gives MQSLLRNVCRAENRGAAARLLEFAAPVATQPAAAQSSSAIQYLRPYGFSRPTGSQTIPRDVIPAASAFCTRALTMRGFSMVGNAEVASDEDDSSSPAVEHPPRIKFKRLDKTARHIMNILNKEAVEKVRSEREVPDVQPGCIIQMRLQVPENKRRESTLKGIVIGRRNAGIHTTFRLRRLVAGVGVESVFPLYSPNIKEIKILDRKNVRRAKLYYLRDRMNALRK, from the exons ATGCAATCTTTGCTCCGGAATGTCTGCAGAGCCGAAAACCGTGGGGCTGCTGCGAGGCTCCTAGAATTTGCCGCTCCTGTAGCCACGCAACCGGCGGCTGCCCAGTCATCCTCGGCCATCCAGTACCTCAGGCCTTACGGGTTCAGCCGTCCAACCGGG AGTCAGACCATTCCCCGTGATGTTATTCCTGCCGCCTCTGCTTTCTGCACGAGAGCTCTCACGATGAGAGGTTTCTCCATGGTGGGAAATGCTGAGGTTGCTTCAGACGAGGATGATTCCAGCTCTCCTGCGGTTGAGCACCCCCCACGCATCAAGTTCAAGAGGCTAGATAAGACTGCCAGGCACATTATGAAT ATCTTGAACAAAGAGGCAGTTGAAAAGGTCCGCTCTGAGAGGGAGGTTCCTGATGTACAGCCTGGATGTATCATTCAAATGAGATTG CAAGTTCCTGAGAACAAACGGCGCGAGTCTACATTGAAAGGGATTGTGATAGGAAGACGTAATGCTGGGATCCATACAACTTTCAGATTGCGTAGATTAGTAGCTGGTGTCGGAGTCGAGTCCGTCTTTCCACT CTACTCGCCAAACATCAAAGAAATCAAGATCTTGGACAGGAAGAACGTCAGGAGAGCTAAGCTGTATTACCTGAGAGACAGGATGAATGCACTTAGAAAATGA